From the Drosophila suzukii chromosome 2 unlocalized genomic scaffold, CBGP_Dsuzu_IsoJpt1.0 scf_2c, whole genome shotgun sequence genome, one window contains:
- the LOC139354371 gene encoding uncharacterized protein, producing the protein MLLAGPILLRLAAEVHQQQFPLALDAIQRAHYVDDFIDSMSDEQKAIEISSQNDGDAKKQEPVQFGATEKVLVPTKREVLQVLMSIFDPLGLLSCHTIGLKILLLKIWRSNISWDQELPESLLEDWNQWKLLLPQVATFNIPRCYSPMMSFGTRIGLHTFVAASEHAYSAACYLRVSQKDEVDVMLVAAKSKVAPLKPLSIPRIELQAAVMGSRLANKIINVRNLRVDDLTFWSDSRTVLQWLVMDPRNFQQFVMHRIGEVLETTRKDQWR; encoded by the exons ATGCTATTGGCCGGTCCGATCCTTCTACGTCTTGCTGCAGAAGTCCACCAGCAGCAATTCCCGTTAGCCTTGGATGCGATTCAGCGTGCGCACTATGTCGACGACTTCATCGACAGTATGAGTGATGAACAGAAAGCCATCGAAATATCCAGCCAA AACGATGGAGACGCCAAAAAACAGGAGCCAGTGCAGTTCGGCGCTACAGAAAAGGTTTTGG TCCCAACAAAAAGAGAAGTCCTTCAGGTTCTAATGTCGATTTTCGACCCCTTGGGCCTACTGTCGTGTCATACGATCGGATTAAAAATCCTTCTGCTGAAAATCTGGCGATCAAACATCAGCTGGGACCAAGAGCTGCCAGAATCACTGTTGGAGGACTGGAATCAATGGAAGCTGTTGCTGCCTCAAGTGGCAACATTTAATATTCCGAGATGCTACTCCCCAATGATGTCTTTTGGAACCCGAATCGGCCTGCATACGTTCGTGGCCGCTAGCGAGCATGCTTATTCTGCTGCTTGCTACCTGCGAGTGTCCCAAAAAGACGAGGTGGACGTTATGCTAGTAGCCGCGAAAAGCAAAGTGGCGCCACTAAAGCCACTATCTATTCCGCGCATTGAGCTTCAAGCCGCCGTGATGGGCTCACGCTTAGCAAACAAAATTATCAACGTACGTAACCTACGAGTCGACGATCTCACGTTCTGGTCGGATTCACGAACCGTTCTACAATGGCTGGTAATGGATCCTCGCAACTTTCAACAATTCGTGATGCACAGAATCGGCGAAGTCCTGGAGACCACTCGGAAGGATCAATGGCGATGA
- the LOC139354372 gene encoding uncharacterized protein, with protein MPQPSQMAPVPKAMLTSFEKPFTCTGVDYFRPILVNVRRRKEQRWVALFTCLTLRAVHFEIAHSLDTSSSVMCFTNFMALRGTPREIYSDNGTNFKATEKALREELIKIDFDKIAIKFDGIKWQLNPPGGPHMGGAWERLVRTTKTVLKSICPNYSFNDESLRLALMEAQFIINSRPLTFVSLDSEDDSALTPNHLLMGSSNGYKPIKEEKMNLRRHWNEVKLFGDRFWQRWVKEFTPVLTRRTKWFERCPPISVGSVVIIVDKNLPRNLWLKGRVTNTIPAKDGQVRRATIKTQHGVLDRPATKIAVLNVGLEDAN; from the coding sequence ATGCCACAGCCTTCACAAATGGCCCCGGTTCCAAAAGCTATGTTGACCAGTTTCGAAAAACCATTCACGTGCACCGGCGTTGATTATTTTAGGCCTATCCTAGTCAACGTTAGAAGACGCAAAGAGCAGAGATGGGTTGCGCTGTTTACCTGCTTAACCCTGCGTGCAGTCCACTTCGAGATCGCTCACAGCCTCGATACAAGCTCGAGTGTGATGTGTTTCACGAATTTCATGGCACTACGTGGGACACCAAGAGAAATTTATTCCGATAATGGCACTAATTTCAAGGCCACGGAGAAAGCATTACGAGAGGAGCTGATCAAGATCGACTTCGATAAAATTGCAATCAAGTTCGACGGTATTAAATGGCAACTTAACCCTCCAGGAGGCCCTCACATGGGCGGTGCTTGGGAAAGATTAGTCCGCACAACAAAAACAGTCCTAAAAAGCATCTGCCCGAATTACTCATTCAACGACGAAAGCCTGAGGTTAGCTCTAATGGAAGCACAGTTCATTATAAACTCACGTCCGTTAACTTTCGTCAGCCTGGACTCCGAGGACGACTCCGCGCTGACTCCAAACCACCTGCTAATGGGTTCATCGAATGGGTACAAACCAATTAAGGAAGAGAAGATGAATTTAAGACGTCATTGGAACGAGGTAAAACTTTTTGGAGATCGCTTTTGGCAACGCTGGGTGAAGGAGTTCACACCGGTACTTACTAGACGGACAAAATGGTTCGAAAGATGTCCCCCTATATCAGTCGGAAGCGTAGTCATTATCGTCGACAAAAACTTGCCTAGAAACTTATGGCTTAAGGGCCGCGTGACCAACACTATCCCCGCCAAGGACGGACAAGTTCGTCGAGCCACTATTAAAACGCAGCATGGAGTCCTCGATCGACCAGCCACCAAGATTGCGGTCTTAAACGTCGGCTTAGAAGATGCTAACTGA